Proteins encoded together in one Coffea arabica cultivar ET-39 chromosome 2c, Coffea Arabica ET-39 HiFi, whole genome shotgun sequence window:
- the LOC113726087 gene encoding uncharacterized protein isoform X2: MQSWIKQFNFRGNHRITTQMQRRIYGHATDVEIRPLNEEKAVQAAVDLLGEVFVFSVAVAALIFEVQRSARSEAKKEELRRQEMEVLRQRDDELAREVELLKSKLQELDQLAQKRGLSGVFGFRHAHGEESKSAAAN; this comes from the exons ATGCAATCATGGATCAAGCAATTCAATTTCCGG GGAAACCATAGGATAACAACACAAATGCAAAGACGCATATATGGTCATGCAACTGATGTTGAAATTCGACCTTTGAATGAGGAGAAAGCTGTTCAAGCGGCTGTAGACCTTCTGGGGGAAGTTTTTGTCTTCTCG GTTGCTGTAGCTGCTCTGATATTTGAGGTGCAAAGAAGTGCTCGGTCAGAAGCTAAGAAGGAGGAGCTTCGTAGGCAGGAAATGGAG GTACTGAGGCAACGAGACGATGAGTTGGCAAGAGAGGTAGAGCTTCTTAAGAGTAAGTTGCAGGAGCTTGACCAGCTAGCCCAGAAACGTGGACTTTCTGGTGTTTTTGGCTTTAGACATGCTCATGGAGAGGAAAGCAAGTCGGCGGCAGCAAATTGA
- the LOC113726087 gene encoding uncharacterized protein isoform X1, whose product MVLPLLKLGTLAVKTLSKPIASRLKVQAGRHPKFRNFIVGIAQGNHRITTQMQRRIYGHATDVEIRPLNEEKAVQAAVDLLGEVFVFSVAVAALIFEVQRSARSEAKKEELRRQEMEVLRQRDDELAREVELLKSKLQELDQLAQKRGLSGVFGFRHAHGEESKSAAAN is encoded by the exons ATGGTATTGCCCTTGTTGAAGCTAGGGACGCTTGCTGTAAAAACTCTGAGCAAACCTATAGCTAGTAGACTCAAGGTTCAGGCCGGAAGGCATCCCAAGTTCCGTAATTTCATCGTCGGCATCGCCCAG GGAAACCATAGGATAACAACACAAATGCAAAGACGCATATATGGTCATGCAACTGATGTTGAAATTCGACCTTTGAATGAGGAGAAAGCTGTTCAAGCGGCTGTAGACCTTCTGGGGGAAGTTTTTGTCTTCTCG GTTGCTGTAGCTGCTCTGATATTTGAGGTGCAAAGAAGTGCTCGGTCAGAAGCTAAGAAGGAGGAGCTTCGTAGGCAGGAAATGGAG GTACTGAGGCAACGAGACGATGAGTTGGCAAGAGAGGTAGAGCTTCTTAAGAGTAAGTTGCAGGAGCTTGACCAGCTAGCCCAGAAACGTGGACTTTCTGGTGTTTTTGGCTTTAGACATGCTCATGGAGAGGAAAGCAAGTCGGCGGCAGCAAATTGA
- the LOC113726088 gene encoding transcription factor VOZ1-like — MGKGSKSGACKSASHQLFKDRAKNRVDDLQGMFSDLQSARKESRSIDAAVLEEQVHQMLREWKAELNEPSPASSLQGGSLGSFSSDIYRLLQLCEEEDDATSALAAPKSEPDAQKADSGAVFQEGFVAAQASQEQSFQLLDQCKNSPAGANSMGVNNLGLPTQLEYHTFDLHQDFENQYFQGFDGTGLCGEDALPQIAGFVQNFCPPPAAFLGPKCALWDCPRPAQRSEWCQTSQDYCSGYHATIAPAEGYPGMAPVLRPGGIGLKDNLLFAALSAKAQGKDVGIPECEGAATTKSPWNAPELFDLVVLEGEMIREWLFFDKPRRAFESGNRKQRSLPDYTGRGWHESRKQVMNEYGGLKRSYYMDPQPMKNYEWHLYEYEINKYDVCALYRLELKLVDGKKSPKGKIATDSVTDLQKQMKKLTAEFPSDKQRAIKGGAKAASKDAAGSIYSTPNRMPPTGEGFEYSTGASYEYLVDNLNGYYVT; from the exons ATGGGCAAGGGTTCGAAGAGTGGTGCATGCAAGTCTGCATCGCATCAGCTCTTCAAGGACAGGGCAAAAAACCGTGTCGATGATCTTCAAGGGATGTTTTCGGATCTGCAGTCTGCAAGAAAGGAGAGCCGTAGCATTGATGCTGCAGTTCTTGAAGAGCAGGTCCATCAGATGCTCCGTGAGTGGAAAGCTGAGCTCAATGAGCCCTCCCCTGCTTCTTCTTTGCAG GGTGGGAGTCTTGGTTCATTCTCGTCAGACATTTATAGGCTGTTACAACTTTGTGAGGAGGAAGATGATGCCACCAGTGCCTTAGCTGCACCCAAGTCTGAGCCAGATGCACAAAAGGCTGATAGTGGTGCTGTCTTTCAAGAG GGTTTCGTTGCTGCTCAGGCGTCTCAGGAACAAAGCTTCCAATTGCTTGATCAGTGCAAAAACTCTCCTGCAGGAGCTAATAGTATGGGGGTCAACAATCTGGGGCTTCCAACACAGTTAGAGTATCACACATTTGATTTGCATCAGGACTTTGAGAACCAGTATTTCCaaggatttgatggtacgggCCTTTGTGGGGAGGATGCTTTGCCCCAGATTGCTGGTTTTGTACAAAATTTTTGTCCTCCACCTGCTGCTTTTTTAGGGCCAAAATGTGCACTTTGGGATTGTCCGAGGCCAGCACAAAGGTCAGAGTGGTGTCAAACATCACAGGACTACTGCAGTGGCTATCATGCCACAATTGCACCAGCTGAAGGCTATCCTGGCATGGCTCCAGTTTTACGACCTGGAGGCATTGGCTTGAAGGATAATTTACTTTTTGCGGCTCTTAGTGCAAAAGCTCAAGGAAAAGATGTTGGAATTCCAGAATGTGAGGGGGCTGCAACCACAAAATCCCCTTGGAATGCACCTG AGCTTTTTGATCTTGTTGTTCTGGAAGGAGAAATGATCAGGGAATGGCTTTTCTTTGATAAGCCTCGAAGAGCATTTGAAAGTGGAAATAGAAAGCAAAGGTCATTGCCAGATTACACTGGACGTGGCTGGCATGAGTCTAGGAAGCAAGTGATGAATGAATATGGAGGGTTGAAGAGATCATACTATATGGATCCGCAGCCAATGAAAAACTATGAGTGGCACCTGTATGAATATGAGATTAACAAGTATGATGTCTGTGCATTGTATAGGCTGGAACTGAAGCTTGTTGATGGGAAAAAGAGCCCGAAAGGGAAGATAGCTACTGATTCTGTCACTGATCTGCAGAAGCAAATGAAGAAGCTTACTGCTGAGTTTCCATCTGACAAGCAGCGTGCCATCAAAGGTGGTGCTAAGGCCGCTTCAAAGGATGCTGCGGGAAGCATTTATTCTACCCCGAATAGAATGCCTCCTACAGGTGAAGGGTTTGAGTACAGCACAGGTGCTTCATATGAATATCTTGTTGACAATTTGAATGGTTACTATGTCACGTAG
- the LOC113723918 gene encoding uncharacterized protein, translated as MGLGNTIVDENDASNQDRAKAMIFLRRHLDEGLKVEYLTVKDPLVLWRDLKERFDHLKLAVLPKARYDWLHLRLQDFKSVNEYNSAMFRITSQLSLCDEKVTDKNMLEKTFSTFHVSNMLLQQQYREKGFKKYSELITCLLLAEQNNELLLKNHKSRPTGASPFPEANGTQFQNSGRGRRRGRRGGRGRGRGHDRGRRRDRSRFMPSENYHRGKQQNISQERENDYNPKEGEKKVYEEKCYRCDMEGHWSRTCRTAEHLVDLYQASLKKKDKDVETNFIYQKDAYDDDDADMTHLDIADFFEHPEDAK; from the coding sequence ATGGGTCTTGGTAATACTATTGTTGATGAGAATGATGCCTCAAACCAAGACCGTGCTAAGGCCATGATTTTCCTTCGTCGTCATTTAGATGAAGGATTAAAAGTAGAGTATCTTACTGTCAAAGATCCTCTTGTTCTTTGGCGAGATTTGAAAGAAAGATTCGACCACCTGAAGTTGGCCGTTCTTCCAAAAGCCCGATATGATTGGCTCCACTTACGACTACAAGATTTCAAATCTGTCAACGAATATAATTCAGCCATGTTCAGAATTACTTCTCAATTATCATTGTGTGACGAAAAAGTCACTGATAAAAATATGTTAGAGAAAACATTCTCTACTTTTCATGTCTCTAATATGCTCCTGCAGCAGCAATATAGAGAGAAAGGATTTAAGAAGTATTCTGAACTTATTACATGTCTTCTGTTGGctgaacaaaataatgaattattGCTGAAAAATCATAAGTCCCGACCAACTGGTGCAAGTCCATTCCCTGAAGCGAATGGgactcaatttcaaaattctggTCGAGGTCGTAGACGTGGCCGTAGAGGTGGCCGTGGAAGAGGCCGTGGACATGACCGTGGCCGTAGACGTGATCGTAGTAGATTTATGCCCAGTGAAAATTATCACCGTGGCAAGCAACAAAATATTtctcaagagagagaaaatgacTACAATCCgaaagaaggagaaaagaaagtttatgaagaaaaatgctaCCGATGTGATATGGAAGGTCATTGGTCCCGTACCTGTCGTACGGCTGAACATCTTGTTGACCTCTATCAAGCATCATTGAAAAAGAAGGACAAAGATGTCGAGACAAATTTTATATACCAAAAGGATGcttatgatgatgatgatgctgaCATGACACACCTGGATATTGCCGATTTCTTTGAGCATCCTGAAGATGCAAAATGa